Genomic DNA from Alistipes indistinctus YIT 12060:
CACCTGCGTGTTGAGGCGGAACGTCACCCCGCGCTTCTCGAGCGTTGCGCGGACGCTGGCCGCGATGTCGCGGTCTTCGCGCGGGATCAGCTCGGGATAACTCTCCAGCACGGTCACCTGCGAACCGAATTCGGCGTACATCGACGCGAACTCCAGCCCGATGTAACCGCCGCCCACGATCACCAACCGTTTCGGCAGCTCTTCCAGCTCCATGATCGACGTGCTGGTATAGACCCGGTCGCTTTCGCGCACCCCTGCAATGGGCGGGATAACCGTCTCCGCACCGGTATTGATGAAGATGCGGTCCGCTTTCAGGCGCAGCTTTTCGCCTTTGGTGTATCCGCCAGCAGCGGTTCCGGCCGGGATTTTTGCCGTTGCCGTGCCGCTCGTAGCGTTTGTACTGCCGGCAGTCCCCGGATCCGTTCCGGCGTCCCGGCGGTCCGGATAGTCGGCCGTAAACGTCACATCCACCTCGTCCGGCCCGGCGAACGAGCCGGTGCCGGTATAGACGGTAATATTCGGTTTGTCTGCGAGGTTGCGGTAGTTTTTGTCCCGCAGCAACGCCGTGACCTCCTCTTTTCGCCGGATCGCGCGGCGGTAGTGTTCGCTCCGCTGTCCGAAAGTCGGTTCCGGACGGTAGGTGGCCAACTTGGCCTGGTGCACGAGGGTTTTGGTCGGAATGCACCCCACGTTGATGCAGGTTCCCCCGTACATTTGGTCGGATTGTTCGATAACGGCTACCTGCCAGCCGCGTGCCCCGAGGTCGGCTGCGAGCGTTTTGCCGCCCTTGCCGAAACCGATGATGATTGCGTCGTAGGTTTTCATAGTGTATTGCGGTTTGATGGTTTTATCGGTGTAATCAGCTTTCCTGTCGGCCGCTCCGCCTATTTGTACGTTAGCAGGGGATCTGTCGTACTTGGCTTCGATCTCCTCGATGAAGTACATATACAGTACCGTGCATTTCCGGATATCATACTCTTTCGGATCGCCGGTTCGTTACGCGGGGCGCGGGGTATCGTGCCGGGCGCTCTTTCCGGGTTAACGGTTTTGTATCCCGTCTGCGTTCCTTTTCCGCAGGATGCGCCGGGCCGAATCCGAAAGAGCGACGAGTGCCCCGGCGAGGATAACCGTGTCCTTGACCACGAGCCGTCCGGCTCCCGACAACAACGGGAAGCCCGCTTCGCCGCTGCCCAGGTCGGGAACCCACACTTCGGGTGTCGTGACGAGGAACGAGAGTGTGCCGACGGTCATAATCACAGCAAGGATCGCGCCTGCCAGGCCGATGCGCGCACTGAAAATGCCCAGGAAGACCAACACGCCGATCGCCATGATCAGGATGCCGAGCCCGTGCGAAAAACCGTAGGTGTTGTTCCGGACGTGCCATTCGTGTTTGGCGGCGTCGAATTCCCCCTCTTTGAGTTTGTAGTTTTTGTACTCGGGTGCTTTTTGCGTGTAGAAAAAACTCATGAAGGGACTGTTGGCGACGAACGGGACAATTCCTTCGGCTTCGTAATTTTGGAACTTGAGTCCGCCGATCCAGACGAAGACGATCAGGATCGCCACACGGATCAGGTTGATGCCCAGGGTTTGCGAGGAGGCTGCCAGTTGCAGCAGGTTGTCGTACAGGCGGGAAATATTTGCATTCATGGTCGTAAGTTTTACGGGTTTTCCAACGATGCAAAGTTGGGGCTTCCGGTCCGGGCGGTCAATGGCGATTCTGCCGGAAGAGTTGGCGATTATTCCCGTTGGCGGGAAAGGATCCGTTTGCCTTTCCTGTCTGCCTCAGTCCTGTTTTTCCTCTCCGGGTTCTTATCGGGCTTGGGATGTGGGTGCCGCATGTTTGTTCTTCCTGCGGTAACCGGTGATGCTTTCGCCCGCTGTCTTTTTGAAAAAACGGCTGAATGCGGCGGTATCCTCGAATCCGAGCAACGCGGCGATCTCCTTTGCACTTTTGGAGGTGTAGAGCAGCAGCCGTTGGGCTTCGGCGCCGGTCCGTTCGTGGATCACCCGCAGCGGCGAGGGGAGTCCGTAGGCGGCGAAGAGGTTGGACAGCGTTTTCGGGGAGCGGTTTAGCAGGTCGGCGTACTCCTGCACCTGCTTCTTTTCGCGGAAATGTTCGTCCACCAGCACATAGTACTGCCGCACGATGTCGAAAGCCTTCTCCTTTCCGGGCGCTACGGCGAACCGTTCCCGCGCCAGCCGGGTGCAGGTGATGATGAAGCGCTTGAGCAGGATGCGCAGCATCTCTTCGCGCAGGCTGTCTTCGATCGCGTACTCGCCTGCCAGCTTGTCTGCGATTTCGTACAGTGCGGCCGTTCGCGCCGCATCGGGCCGCAGCCGTACCGTTTCCGGGCCGCCGTTGAAAAGCAGCCCGTTGCAGGATACTTCGTCGTCGTGGCCGTAAATGCAATAGAAATTGCTGTTGAACAGCAGCGTCAGGTAGTCGCCCGCGACCTCGCGTACCGCGATGCGGTGCAGCGGTGTGAGCGGAACCACTTCCCCGGCTTCGAGCGTCGTCTCTACATGGTCGATCTCCAGGCGCAGCGTGCCGCTGCGCACCCAGATGAATTTGTAAAGGCTGCGGTCCCGCCCGAGGGCCGGGTCGGCATGGAAAGCGTCGGTCAGCACGATTGCGCCTTTGAGCCGGGTATGTAGTGCGTAATTGATCATAATGCGGATGCATTCCGAATCCTGGCATGGCCGGCCTGTCGTAGCGGGAAAGCCGGCTCGGGGACGGATTATTTCAAATTTAACATTTTATTTTGGAAAGCGGGTGCCGATCCCGGTGGAAGCTTCCGTTCGATCTGGCGTGCTTGCTTGTGGAACCGCAAGATATTTCTGGTTTGCTCCGCCCTTGTAAAACGTTATCTTTGCAGCGTATGGCAAATGTTGTGATTATGCAGGATATAATAAACGGGCGCTGCGGTTGGTGCGGAACCGACCGGCTGTATGTGGAATACCATGACCGGGAGTGGGGAAAATTGGTGACCGACGACAAGACGCTGTTCGAGTTTCTTGTGCTGGAGAGCGCCCAGGCCGGGCTGAGTTGGATCACTATCCTCAGGAAGCGTGAGGGATACCGCAAAGCCTTTTGTGATTTCGATGCCGGGCGGGTGGCGCAAATGACCGACGAGGATGTCGAACGGTTGATGCAGTTCGATGGCATTGTGAAAAACCGCCTGAAAATCAGATCAACGATCGCGAATGCAAGGCTGTTCCTCGCCGTGCAGAAGGAGTTCGGTAGTTTTTATGACTACACGCTGTCGTTCTTTCCCGACGGAAAGCCGATTGTCAACACGTTTAAATCTTTGGCCGAGATTCCGGCATCGTCCCCCGAATCCGATGCGATGAGCAAGGATATGAAAAAACGGGGATTTAAATTCTTCGGAACTACGATTTGTTACGCCCACTTGCAGGCTGCGGGGTTTATCGACGATCATCTGGCGGACTGCATTTGCCGGAAAAGGTGAATAACGGCGGTACGGCGGGATCGCCGCATTGGAGGTCCCGTGCATAGAATATAGAAGGAGTCCCGCACTGACAGCAGGAGTATCGTAATTGGGAAAACAAATTGGAAAAACAGGAACATACCGGTTCGCGCCGGGGATTGTTTGCCGACCGGCCCCGGCGCTGGCGCTACCTGTCGGCGATGGCGGTGGTCGTGCTGATGGTCGGTGTGGCCGAACGGACGGGCGAGCGCGAGGTGATCTTCCCCGAGATGGCGGCCCTGGCCATCGGCATGTGGATCGCGCCGAAACGCGTGTGGAATGTCACCCGGCTGCAGTTGGTGCTGCTGATGGGTGCCGGGGCCGTGGCGGGCGTCTGTATCGTGCGCTGGTCGCCGTGGCCGTTGGCGGCTAACCTCGCGCTGGCTTTCGCGTTTGCCGCGGGGTGCCTGTCGCTGTCGCGCACGACGCTGGTACCGCTCGTGTCGGCCTGTATGTTGCCCGTGCTGTTGCACACCGAAAGCTGGGTCTATCCCGCGGCGGTGACGGCGATGTCGCTGATCGTCGTTGCCGGGCAGCGGGCGATGGAGCGCGGCGGCCTGCGCCCCGAGGTGTACTACGACCGGCTGGAGTGGAGCTGGCGTCGCGACGGCGTGCGGTGGGTGTGGCTGTTGCTGGCGGTACTGGCCGTTGCGGCGCTGCCGCTTTCGGCCGGATACCGGTATTGCATTCTGCCCCCGTTGGTCGTTACGTTCGTTGAGTTTGCGAATTCCAAATCCGGGTTTCGCAACCGTCCCGTGCAGGTGTGGCTGATGCTGGTGGCCGGGGCTTCGGCGGGAACCCTTTTGGAGTGGGCGTGCCATGTGCGGCTCGGATGGCCCGAAAGTGTCGTTGCGCTGGCGGTGTGTGCCTGTTTGTTCGTGATGTTCGAACGGGTCGGCCGTTATTTCGCGCCTGTCGGAGCG
This window encodes:
- a CDS encoding FAD-dependent oxidoreductase produces the protein MKTYDAIIIGFGKGGKTLAADLGARGWQVAVIEQSDQMYGGTCINVGCIPTKTLVHQAKLATYRPEPTFGQRSEHYRRAIRRKEEVTALLRDKNYRNLADKPNITVYTGTGSFAGPDEVDVTFTADYPDRRDAGTDPGTAGSTNATSGTATAKIPAGTAAGGYTKGEKLRLKADRIFINTGAETVIPPIAGVRESDRVYTSTSIMELEELPKRLVIVGGGYIGLEFASMYAEFGSQVTVLESYPELIPREDRDIAASVRATLEKRGVTFRLNTQVESVQDGKTCAYVTVRDSGNGAGSTGNRNTNNPTGSGTDGSRQVLEAEAVLLATGRKPNTAGLNLEAAGIRTDPRGSVMVDDRLQTTNPKVWALGDVKGGLQFTYISLDDYRIVRDELFGTGERKTQDRLPVAYAVFTDPPLSRIGINEEEARRKGLDIRVNSIPVASIPRMHTIGETEGVLKAVIDARTDEILGCTLFAPESSEVINTVALAMKNGNKASLLRDMIFTHPSMSEALNDLFK
- a CDS encoding DUF417 family protein; amino-acid sequence: MNANISRLYDNLLQLAASSQTLGINLIRVAILIVFVWIGGLKFQNYEAEGIVPFVANSPFMSFFYTQKAPEYKNYKLKEGEFDAAKHEWHVRNNTYGFSHGLGILIMAIGVLVFLGIFSARIGLAGAILAVIMTVGTLSFLVTTPEVWVPDLGSGEAGFPLLSGAGRLVVKDTVILAGALVALSDSARRILRKRNADGIQNR
- a CDS encoding AraC family transcriptional regulator gives rise to the protein MNYALHTRLKGAIVLTDAFHADPALGRDRSLYKFIWVRSGTLRLEIDHVETTLEAGEVVPLTPLHRIAVREVAGDYLTLLFNSNFYCIYGHDDEVSCNGLLFNGGPETVRLRPDAARTAALYEIADKLAGEYAIEDSLREEMLRILLKRFIITCTRLARERFAVAPGKEKAFDIVRQYYVLVDEHFREKKQVQEYADLLNRSPKTLSNLFAAYGLPSPLRVIHERTGAEAQRLLLYTSKSAKEIAALLGFEDTAAFSRFFKKTAGESITGYRRKNKHAAPTSQAR
- a CDS encoding DNA-3-methyladenine glycosylase I; translated protein: MQDIINGRCGWCGTDRLYVEYHDREWGKLVTDDKTLFEFLVLESAQAGLSWITILRKREGYRKAFCDFDAGRVAQMTDEDVERLMQFDGIVKNRLKIRSTIANARLFLAVQKEFGSFYDYTLSFFPDGKPIVNTFKSLAEIPASSPESDAMSKDMKKRGFKFFGTTICYAHLQAAGFIDDHLADCICRKR